In Magnolia sinica isolate HGM2019 chromosome 12, MsV1, whole genome shotgun sequence, a single genomic region encodes these proteins:
- the LOC131221061 gene encoding probable pectinesterase 8 — protein MNSKGLSLVLLSAIVAVLLSTQLPFLKHLIKLPFTSFSPSIISMLTACNIYGHNHPHHHHGRKRRSDSICDNFPPNFPPPDSNTTTNLCVDQNGCCNFTMVQAAIDAIGVASQKRTIIWINSGIYYEKVMVPRTKPNITFQGQGMASTAIVWNDTANSSHGTFYSSSVAIFGNNFAAKNISFMNVAPTPKPGDVGAQAVAIRVGGDQAAFWGCGFFGAQDTLHDDKGRHYFKECFIQGSIDFIFGDARSLYENCQLISMANPVPAGLKTINGAVTAHGRQSKDENTGFAFVNCTIGGTGRIWLGRAWRPFSRVVFAYTYMSEIISPEGWNDLNDATRDQTIFYGEYNCMGGGANLTMRVPYLQRLTDAQASPFLDVSYIDGDQWLKPLL, from the exons ATGAATTCTAAAGGACTTTCTCTCGTTCTCCTATCAGCCATCGTGGCAGTCCTCCTATCCACACAACTCCCATTCCTAAAACATCTCATCAAGCTACCTTTCACCAGTTTCTCACCATCTATCATTTCAATGCTGACCGCTTGCAACATTTATGGCCACAATCACCCCCACCATCATCATGGCCGTAAACGACGGTCGGATTCGATTTGCGACAACTTCCCTCCAAACTTCCCACCTCCTGACTCTAACACTACGACGAACCTTTGCGTCGATCAGAATGGTTGTTGTAATTTCACAATGGTGCAAGCGGCCATTGATGCAATCGGAGTTGCCAGCCAGAAGAGGACCATCATATGGATCAATAGTGGCATTTACTA TGAGAAGGTGATGGTCCCGAGGACTAAACCCAATATTACATTTCAAGGGCAAGGAATGGCATCGACAGCGATCGTTTGGAATGACACGGCCAACTCTTCCCATGGTACATTCTACAGTTCATCCGTCGCCATTTTTGGTAACAATTTCGCCGCCAAGAACATAAGCTTCATG AATGTAGCCCCAACACCAAAGCCTGGTGATGTAGGAGCACAAGCTGTGGCCATCAGGGTAGGTGGAGATCAAGCTGCATTTTGGGGCTGTGGCTTCTTTGGGGCCCAAGACACCCTTCATGATGATAAAGGAAGGCATTACTTCAAGGAATGTTTCATCCAAGGGTCCATTGATTTCATCTTTGGCGATGCAAGGTCCCTATATGAG AACTGTCAGCTAATTTCTATGGCCAACCCAGTGCCTGCTGGATTGAAGACAATAAATGGAGCCGTCACTGCACACGGCAGACAATCAAAGGACGAGAACACAGGATTCGCGTTCGTGAATTGCACCATTGGTGGGACCGGAAGGATATGGTTGGGTCGAGCATGGAGACCCTTCTCACGTGTGGTGTTTGCATACACGTACATGTCTGAAATCATATCCCCAGAGGGATGGAATGACTTGAATGATGCCACAAGAGACCA GACTATCTTCTATGGAGAGTATAATTGCATGGGTGGTGGGGCCAATCTAACAATGAGGGTGCCTTATCTTCAAAGACTCACTGATGCACAAGCTTCTCCTTTTCTCGATGTTTCATATATTGATGGGGACCAATGGCTAAAACCACTCCTCtag